The following proteins come from a genomic window of Panthera leo isolate Ple1 chromosome E2, P.leo_Ple1_pat1.1, whole genome shotgun sequence:
- the ANKRD11 gene encoding ankyrin repeat domain-containing protein 11 isoform X7 has translation MPKGGCSRTPQHEDFSLSNDMVEKQTGKKDKDKVSLTKTPKLDRSDGGKEVRERATKRKLPFTVGANGEQKDSDTEKQGPERKRIKKEPVTRKAGLLFGMGLSGIRAGYPLSERQQVALLMQMTAEESANSPVDTTPKHPSQSTVCQKGTPNSASKTKDKVNKRNERGETRLHRAAIRGDARRIKELIGEGADVNVKDFAGWTALHEACNRGYYDVAKQLLAAGAEVNTKGLDDDTPLHDAANNGHYKVVKLLLRYGGNPQQSNRKGETPLKVANSPTMVNLLLGKGTYTSSEESSTESSEEEDAPSFAPSSSVDGNNTDSEFEKGLKHKAKNPEPQKTVTPVKDEYEFDEDDEQDRVPPVDDKHLLKKDYRKETKSNSFISIPKMEVKSYTKNNTIAPKKAAHRILSDTSDEEDVGVTVGTGEKLRLSAHTILPGNKTREPSNSKQQKEKNKVKKKRKKETKGKEVRFGKRNDKFCSSESESESSESGEDDGDSVGSSGCLKESPLVLKDPSLFSSLSASSTSSHGSSAAQKHHPGHADQHARHWRTDNWKSISSPAWSEVSSLSDSTRTRLTSESDCSSEGSSVESLKPVRKKQEHRKRGGLQSALSEKKNSFHASVDGAVPKLDKEGKVVKKHKTKHKHKNKEKGLCSVGQELKLKSFAYEYEDSKQRPEKAILLDGDVPSEGKLKALKHDRDHFRKEERLGKLKPEDREWLFKEEVVKVSKDEKALKRIKEVSRSFREEKDRGSKAEREKLGKEKSPKEERLRLHKEERKKKSKDRPAKLEKKNDCKEDRIPKEKEKAFKEEKEKLKKEKVYREDSSAFDEYCNKSQFLENEDTKFSLSDDQQDRWFSDLSDSSFDFKGDDSWDSPVTDYRDVKSDPVARLILETVKEDSKEKKRESKGREKRDYGDRRSDRDAFFRKKDRDCLDKSSERRKEQADKHKGIPGCLPDKDKKRRESAEGGRDRKDPLEAAKERKDGRPKPEEAHREEPKELVGEASFKDRPDCDFGKGPEPWERLHAARDKEKKERGKLEKYKDKSGDREKSEKSVLEKCQKDKEFDKCFKEKKDPKEKHKDKERKASLDQVKEKREKNFPGLLSEDFPEKKDEKKGKEKSWYIADIFTDESEDEKDEFAASGLRLGDAGDAPRADGPQDTDRHRKHSADRQHSEKQKDRELREKKKEKGAAEGAKDKKEKVLEKHKDKKDKEGADKYKDRKDRTSADPTQEKKNKQKPPEKLERKPSAEDKARSRHRERPDREHCRDRKVSRSAEAEKSLLERLEEEALHAYREDSNDKASEVSSDSFTDRGQEPGLSALLEVSFTEPPEEKVKERERHRHSSSSSKKSHDRERVRKDKCEKRDKSDDYKDTGSRKDPGQYDKDFSDADAYGIPYGAKADVEDELDKTIELFAAEKKDKNDSEREPSKKAEKELKPYGCGAAGALKDKRRRERHRERWRDEREKHRDRHGDGPPRHHKDEQKPAARDKDNPPNALRDKSRDESLKLSETKPKEKFKENPEKEKGDSVKVGNGNDKPPAARDQGKRDARPREKLLGDGDLMMTSFERMLSQKDLEVEERHKRHKERMKQMEKMRHRSGDPKLKDRAKPAEDVRKKGLDGPARRPLVLDPAPKDKRPKEPALAPPAADGKPPPGPAGDARDWLAGPHAKEALPASPRPDQGRPTGVPTPASVVSCPSYEEAMHTPRTPSCSADDYSDLIFDCADPQPVSSTSASACSPSFFDRFSVAASGISETASQTPTRPLCTSLYRSVSVDIRRTPEEEFSTGDKLFRQQSVPTASTYGSPGQRLEDKAPVPPAPAEKFACLSPGYYSPDYGIPSPKADALHCPPAAVVNVTPSPEGAFSGLQAKSPPSHRDELLAPSMEGALPPDLGIPLDATEDQQATAAIIPPEPSYLEPLDEGPFSTVITEDPVEWAHPAASEQALSCSLIGGAPENPVSWPVGPDLLLKSPQRLPESPQHFCPTEALHPAAPGPFGAPEPPYPGSPDSYPLSATEPGLEGAKGDVVDTVPAAVPAPEEPAPFAPPSRLEPFFTNCKPLPDAPPDAAPEPACLATVTQVEALAPMENNFLENGHDLSALGQVEAVPWPDGFPNSEDDLDLGPFSLPELPLQAKDVSDVETEPVEETPLGPPENTPAGPPVVPNGGDVPAAAAEEQPALPPDQAAPRLPAEPEPEPPEEPEPDVMLETAVEAGVTSEGTVPPEDSDSSLGPAPPAPERHPAGSGDEEAEGRDPPAASHGTPDAAVVAAAAAAAAAADGPAQAHVEDGAGPLDGAGPEGPVGGIQPEASEPEPKPAVEAPKAPKVEEIPQRMTRNRAQMLANQSKQSSPPADKEPAPAPPPRAKGRCCEEDDPQAQHPRKRRFQRSSQQLQQQMNTSTQQTREVIQQTLAAIVDAIKLDDIEPYHSDRSNPYFEYLQIRKKIEEKRKILCYITPQAPQCYAEYVTYTGSYLLDGKPLSKLHIPVIAPPPSLAEPLKELFKQQEAVRGKLRLQHSIEREKLIVSCEQEILRVHCRAARTIANQAVPFSACTMLLDSEVYNMPLESQGDENKSVRDRFNARQFISWLQDVDDKYDRMKTCLLMRQQHEAAALNAVQRMEWQLKAQELDPAGHKALCVHEVPSFYVPMVDVNDDFVLLPA, from the exons GATAAAGATAAAGTTTCTCTGACCAAGACCCCGAAGCTGGACCGCAGCGATGGAGGCAAGGAGGTGAGGGAGCGAGCAACCAAGCGGAAGCTGCCCTTCACTGTGGGGGCCAATGGAGAGCAGAAGGACTCGGACACAG AGAAGCAGGGTCCTGAGCGCAAGAGGATTAAGAAGGAGCCCGTCACCCGGAAGGCCGGGCTGCTGTTTGGCATGGGGCTGTCTGGGATCCGAGCCGGCTACCCCCTCTCCGAGCGCCAGCAGGTGGCTCTCCTCATGCAGATGACCGCCGAGGAGTCCGCCAACAGCCCAG TAGACACGACACCAAAGCACCCCTCCCAGTCGACAGTGTGTCAGAAGGGGACGCCGAACTCCGCCtcgaaaaccaaagacaaagtgAACAAGCGGAACGAGCGTGGAGAGACCCGCCTGCACCGCGCGGCCATCCGCGGGGACGCCCGGCGCATCAAGGAGCTCATCGGCGAGGGCGCGGACGTCAACGTCAAGGACTTTGCAG GCTGGACAGCGCTGCACGAGGCGTGTAACCGGGGCTACTACGACGTCGCCAAGCAGCTGCTGGCCGCGGGGGCAGAGGTGAACACCAAGGGCCTAGACGACGACACCCCCCTGCACGATGCTGCGAACAACGGGCACTACAAG GTGGTGAAGCTGTTGTTGCGGTATGGCGGGAACCCTCAGCAAAGCAACAGAAAAGGCGAGACGCCGCTGAAGGTGGCCAACTCCCCGACCATGGTGAATCTCCTGTTGGGCAAGGGGACCTACACGTCCAGCGAGGAGAGCTCGACCG AGAGCTCAGAGGAGGAAGACGCCCCATCGTTCGCACCTTCTAGTTCAGTTGACGGCAATAACACAGACTCTGAATTTGAAAAAGGCCTGAAGCACAAGGCTAAGAATCCAGAGCCCCAGAAAACTGTGACCCCCGTCAAGGATGAGTACGAGTTTGACGAGGACGACGAGCAGGACAGAGTCCCTCCAGTGGACGACAAACACTTACTGAAAAAGGATTACCGAAAAGAAACTAAatcaaatagttttatttctatacccaaaatggaagtgaaaagttACACTAAAAATAACACGATTGCACCAAAGAAAGCGGCTCATCGCATCCTGTCAGACACGTCAGACGAGGAGGACGTTGGTGTCACTGTGGGGACAGGAGAGAAGCTGAGGCTCTCGGCACACACGATACTGCCCGGTAACAAAACGCGGGAACCTTCCAATtccaagcagcagaaagagaaaaataaagtgaaaaagaagCGAAAGAAGGAGACAAAAGGCAAGGAAGTGCGGTTTGGGAAGAGGAATGACAAGTTCTGCTCCTCCGAGTCGGAGAGCGAGTCCTCGGAGAGCGGGGAGGACGACGGGGACTCGGTGGGGAGCTCTGGCTGCCTCAAGGAGTCCCCGCTGGTGCTGAAGGACCCGTCCCTGTTCAGCTCTCTGTCCGCCTCCTCCACCTCGTCTCACGGGAGCTCTGCCGCCCAGAAGCATCACCCCGGCCACGCGGACCAGCACGCCAGGCACTGGCGGACAGACAATTGGAAGAGCATCTCTTCTCCCGCCTGGTCGGAGGTCAGCTCTTTATCAGACTCCACAAGGACGAGACTGACGAGCGAGTCTGACTGCTCCTCCGAGGGCTCCAGCGTGGAGTCGCTGAAGCCCGTGAGGAAGAAGCAGGAGCACAGGAAGCGGGGCGGCCTGCAGAGCGCGCTGTCGGAGAAGAAGAACTCTTTCCACGCCAGCGTGGACGGCGCCGTTCCCAAGCTGGACAAGGAGGGCAAGGTCgtcaagaaacacaaaacaaaacacaaacacaaaaacaaggagaaagggCTGTGCTCCGTCGGTCAGGAACTCAAGCTGAAAAGTTTCGCCTACGAGTATGAGGACTCCAAGCAGCGGCCGGAGAAGGCCATACTTCTGGACGGCGACGTTCCCAGCGAGGGCAAGCTGAAGGCCTTGAAGCACGACCGGGACCACTTCAGGAAGGAAGAGCGGCTCGGCAAGCTGAAGCCGGAAGACAGGGAGTGGCTCTTCAAGGAGGAGGTGGTCAAGGTTTCCAAAGACGAGAAGGCCCTGAAGAGAATCAAAGAGGTGAGCAGGTCTTTCCGAGAAGAGAAGGACCGTGGGAgtaaagcagaaagagagaaactagGGAAGGAGAAGTCCCCCAAAGAGGAACGACTGAGGCtccacaaagaggaaagaaagaaaaagtccaaAGACAGGCCCGCCAAGCTAGAGAAGAAGAACGACTGTAAGGAGGACAGGATtccaaaggagaaggagaaggctttcaaagaagaaaaagaaaaactgaaaaaagaaaaggtctacAGGGAAGACTCTTCCGCTTTCGATGAGTATTGTAACAAGAGTCAGTTTCTGGAGAACGAAGACACCAAATTCAGCCTTTCCGACGACCAGCAGGACCGGTGGTTCTCGGACTTGTCCGATTCGTCCTTTGATTTCAAAGGGGACGACAGTTGGGATTCTCCAGTGACAGACTACAGGGATGTTAAAAGTGACCCCGTGGCCAGACTGATCCTGGAGACCGTGAAGGAGGACAGCAAGGAAAAGAAGCGGGAGAGCAAGGGCCGTGAGAAGCGGGACTACGGGGACAGGCGCAGCGACAGGGACGCCTTCTTCCGGAAGAAGGACAGAGACTGTCTGGACAAGAGCTctgagaggaggaaggagcaggcagACAAGCATAAGGGCATCCCCGGCTGCCTTCCCGACAAGGACAAAAAGCGGAGGGAGTCCGCCGAGGGCGGGCGGGACAGGAAGGACCCCCTCGAGGCCGCCAAGGAGCGGAAGGATGGCAGGCCCAAGCCCGAGGAGGCCCACCGGGAGGAGCCGAAGGAGCTGGTTGGCGAGGCCAGCTTCAAGGACAGGCCCGACTGTGACTTTGGGAAGGGCCCCGAGCCCTGGGAGAGGCTCCATGCGGCAAGAgacaaggagaagaaggaaagggggaaattagagaaatacaaagataagTCCGGTGACAGAGAGAAAAGCGAAAAGTCTGTCCTTGAGAAATGTCAGAAGGACAAGGAGTTTGATAAATGCTTTAAAGAGAAGAAGGATCCCAAGGAGAAGCATAAGGACAAGGAGAGAAAGGCGTCTCTTGACCAggtgaaagaaaagagggagaagaattTCCCTGGACTTCTCTCCGAGGACTTCCCTGAAAAAAAAGACGAGAAGAAGGGTAAAGAGAAGAGCTGGTACATCGCCGACATATTCACAGACGAAAGCGAGGACGAGAAGGACGAGTTCGCGGCCAGCGGGCTCCGACTCGGGGACGCCGGGGACGCGCCGCGGGCGGACGGCCCCCAGGACACGGACCGGCACCGGAAGCACTCTGCCGACCGGCAGCactcagagaagcagaaagatcGAGAGCTccgagaaaagaaaaaggagaagggagcCGCGGAAGGGGcgaaagacaagaaagagaaggtCCTGGAGAAGCACAAGGACAAGAAGGACAAAGAGGGTGCGGACAAGTACAAGGACAGGAAGGACCGCACCTCGGCCGACCCCAcccaggaaaagaagaacaagcaGAAGCCTCCCGAGAAGCTGGAGCGGAAGCCCTCCGCAGAGGACAAGGCCAGGAGCAGGCACCGCGAGAGGCCGGACCGGGAGCACTGCCGGGACAGGAAGGTGTCGAGGAGCGCCGAGGCGGAGAAGAGCCTGctggagaggctggaggaggaggcccTGCACGCGTACCGGGAGGACTCCAACGACAAGGCCAGCGAGGTGTCCTCGGACAGCTTCACCGACCGCGGGCAGGAGCCCGGCCTGAGCGCCCTCCTAGAGGTGTCCTTCACGGAGCCCCCGGAGGAGAAGgtcaaggagagagaaaggcacagacaCTCTTCGTCCTCGTCCAAGAAAAGCCACGATCGGGAGAGAGTCCGGAAAGACAAGTGTGAGAAGAGAGACAAGAGCGACGATTACAAGGACACAGGCAGCAGGAAGGACCCCGGCCAGTACGACAAGGACTTCTCGGACGCCGACGCTTACGGGATCCCTTACGGCGCCAAAGCGGACGTAGAGGACGAGCTAGATAAAACCATTGAGTTGTTCGCCgctgaaaagaaagataaaaacgATTCCGAGAGAGAGCCTTCCAAGAAAGCGGAGAAGGAGCTGAAGCCTTATGGCTGTGGTGCCGCCGGTGCCCTCAAGGACAAGAGGCGGCGGGAGAGGCACCGCGAGAGGTGGCGGGACGAGCGGGAGAAGCACAGGGACAGGCACGGCGACGGGCCCCCGCGGCACCACAAGGACGAGCAGAAGCCCGCGGCCAGAGACAAGGACAACCCTCCAAACGCACTCAGAGACAAGTCCCGGGACGAGAGCCTGAAGCTCAGCGAGACCAAACCGAAGGAGAAATTCAAGGAAAACCCCGAGAAGGAAAAGGGTGACTCGGTGAAGGTCGGCAACGGCAACGATAAGCCGCCGGCAGCCAGAGACCAGGGCAAGAGAGATGCCCGGCCCAGAGAGAAGCTTCTGGGCGACGGCGACCTGATGATGACCAGCTTCGAGCGCATGCTGTCCCAGAAGGACCTGGAGGTCGAGGAGCGGCACAAGCGGCACAAGGAGAGGATGAAGCAGATGGAGAAGATGAGGCACCGGTCCGGAGACCCGAAGCTCAAGGACAGGGCGAAGCCCGCTGAGGACGTGCGCAAGAAGGGCCTGGACGGGCCCGCACGGAGGCCGCTGGTGCTGGACCCCGCCCCGAAGGACAAGAGGCCCAAGGAGCCCGCTCTGGCCCCGCCGGCCGCCGACGGCAAGCCCCCCCCGGGGCCGGCCGGGGACGCCAGGGACTGGCTGGCGGGGCCGCACGCCAAAGAGGCGCTGCCCGCCTCCCCGAGGCCGGACCAGGGCCGGCCCACCGGGGTCCCCACGCCCGCGTCCGTGGTGTCGTGCCCCAGCTACGAGGAGGCCATGCACACGCCCAGGACCCCGTCCTGCAGCGCGGACGACTACTCCGACCTCATTTTCGACTGCGCTGACCCCCAGCCCGTCTCCAGCACGTCCGCCAGCGCCTGCTCCCCCTCTTTCTTCGACAGGTTCTCTGTGGCAGCGAGTGGGATTTCGGAAACCGCGAGCCAGACGCCTACGAGGCCGCTGTGCACGAGCCTGTACCGTTCGGTGTCTGTCGATATCCGGAGGACCCCCGAGGAAGAATTCAGCACTGGGGACAAGCTGTTCAGACAGCAGAGCGTCCCCACCGCGTCCACTTACGGCTCGCCAGGGCAGCGCCTGGAGGACAAGGCCCCCGTGCCCCCGGCTCCTGCCGAGAAGTTCGCCTGCTTGTCCCCGGGGTACTACTCCCCGGACTATggcatcccctcccccaaagcgGACGCTCTGCACTGCCCGCCTGCGGCCGTGGTCAAtgtcaccccctccccagagggTGCTTTCTCTGGTTTACAAGCGAAGTCCCCCCCTTCGCACAGAGATGAGCTGTTGGCCCCGTCCATGGAGGGGGCCCTTCCGCCTGACTTGGGCATCCCCCTGGATGCCACGGAGGACCAGCAGGCCACTGCCGCCATCATCCCCCCGGAGCCCAGCTACCTGGAGCCACTGGACGAGGGCCCCTTCAGCACGGTCATCACGGAGGACCCCGTCGAGTGGGCGCACCCAGCTGCCTCGGAGCAGGCCCTGTCCTGCAGCCTGATTGGGGGCGCCCCCGAGAACCCTGTCAGCTGGCCTGTGGGGCCGGACCTCCTGCTTAAGTCCCCACAGCGCCTCCCGGAGTCCCCGCAGCACTTCTGCCCCACCGAGGCCCTCCACCCCGCCGCCCCGGGGCCCTTCGGCGCCCCAGAGCCCCcttacccaggctcccctgactCCTACCCTCTGTCGGCCACCGAGCCTGGACTCGAGGGCGCCAAAGGCGACGTGGTGGACACGGTCCCGGCCGCTGTGCCCGCCCCAGAAGAACCGGCCCCCTTTGCCCCTCCGTCCAGGCTGGAGCCCTTTTTCACCAACTGCAAACCGCTCCCTGACGCGCCCCCCGACGCGGCCCCCGAGCCTGCGTGTTTGGCCACCGTGACTCAGGTGGAGGCTCTGGCGCCCATGGAGAATAACTTCCTGGAAAATGGGCACGACCTGTCGGCCCTCGGCCAGGTGGAAGCGGTGCCCTGGCCTGATGGCTTCCCCAACTCCGAGGACGACTTAGACCTGGGGCCCTTCTCTCTGCCAGAGCTTCCTCTTCAGGCTAAAGACGTTTCTGATGTCGAAACGGAACCAGTAGAAGAGACTCCCCTTGGCCCTCCGGAAAACACCCCCGCGGGGCCCCCCGTAGTCCCGAATGGCGGGGATGTCCCTGCAGCGGCTGCCGAGGAACAGCCCGCACTGCCTCCCGACCAGGCGGCTCCCCGGCTCCCCGCCGAGCCCGAGCCGGAGCCCCCCGAGGAGCCCGAGCCGGATGTGATGTTGGAGACCGCGGTAGAGGCAGGGGTCACGTCAGAGGGGACGGTCCCCCCCGAGGACTCGGACTCCAGCCTGGGGCCCGCACCGCCAGCCCCGGAGCGGCATCCAGCAGGGAGCGGAGACGAGGAGGCCGAGGGCCGGGACCCCCCGGCCGCGTCCCACGGCACCCCCGACGCCGCTGTCgttgccgccgccgccgccgccgccgccgccgcggatGGCCCGGCACAGGCACACGTGGAGGACGGGGCCGGCCCGCTCGACGGGGCCGGCCCCGAGGGACCTGTGGGCGGCATCCAGCCCGAAGCTTCGGAACCAGAACCCAAACCCGCGGTCGAAGCCCCGAAGGCGCCCAAGGTGGAGGAGATCCCCCAGCGCATGACGAGGAACCGGGCTCAGATGCTGGCCAACCAGAGCAAGCAGAGCTCGCCGCCCGCCGACAAGgagcccgcccccgccccgcccccccgcgccAAGGGCCGCTGCTGCGAGGAGGACGACCCCCAGGCCCAGCACCCGCGCAAGCGCCGCTTCCAGCGCTCCAGccagcagctgcagcagcagaTGAACACGTCCACGCAGCAGACGCGGGAGGTGATCCAGCAGACGCTGGCCGCCATCGTGGACGCCATCAAGCTGGATGACATCGAGCCGTACCACAGCGACAGGTCCAACCCCTACTTCGAGTACCTGCAGATCAGGAAGAAGATCGAGGAGAAGCGCAAGATTCTCTGCTACATCACGCCGCAGGCGCCCCAGTGCTACGCCGAGTACGTCACCTACACGGGCTCCTACCTCCTGGACGGCAAGCCGCTCAGCAAGCTGCACATCCCCGTG AtcgcgccccctccctccctggcggAGCCCCTGAAGGAGCTGTTCAAGCAGCAGGAGGCCGTGAGGGGGAAGCTGCGGCTGCAGCACAGCATCGAGCGG GAAAAGCTCATAGTCTCCTGCGAGCAGGAGATCCTGCGGGTTCACTGCCGGGCAGCGAGAACCATCGCGAACCAGGCGGTGCCGTTCAGCGCCTGCACCATGCTGCTGGACTCCGAGGTCTACAACATGCCTCTGGAGAGTCAG GGCGACGAGAACAAGTCCGTGCGCGACCGGTTCAATGCACGCCAGTTCATCTCGTGGCTCCAGGACGTGGACGACAAGTACGACCGCATGAAG ACGTGTCTCCTGATGCGGCAGCAGCACGAGGCCGCGGCCCTGAACGCCGTGCAGCGGATGGAGTGGCAGCTGAAGGCCCAGGAGCTGGACCCCGCCGGGCACAAGGCGCTGTGTGTGCACGAGGTGCCCTCCTTCTACGTGCCCATGGTCGACGTCAACGACGACTTCGTGCTTCTGCCGGCCTGA